Proteins found in one Cricetulus griseus strain 17A/GY chromosome X, alternate assembly CriGri-PICRH-1.0, whole genome shotgun sequence genomic segment:
- the LOC113837565 gene encoding ubiquitin carboxyl-terminal hydrolase 51, producing MAHVREASRSSRSVASWSSGGGRGACLEQAAEKAARMEQTMRGTQGAQEMKPEPWPEPKPTSQNLTRRGSGSEDKVLPCSQAACHSSSSSVCPRRKPRPRPQPRSRSRGGRGLKAPPPPPAKPPPPPPAPPPPPPPPPRPVAWRKSRRRSRPVSRPQTRKSCSSDQGYSGDLDVAENRLLEVWSDRGPTGCSHVESFKVAKNWRKNLRMIYQRFIWSGTPETRKRKAKSCICQVCNTHKNRLHLCLSCVYFGCFTEKHIHIHAETKQHNLAVDLYHGVIYCFLCKDYVYDKDIEQIAKETKEKILGLLPSTAVDVSYQQCMTLEAEDNQSTCESKEQETTLVKPKKKRRKKTVYYTVGLRGLINLGNTCFMNCIVQALTRIPLLKDFFLSDKHKCTMTSPSLCLVCEMSSLFQAMYSGNQSPHIPYKLLHLIWIHAEHLAGYRQQDAHEFLIAILDVLHRHSRDDSIEQEGNPNSCNCIIDQIFTGGLQSDLTCQVCHGVSTTIDPCWDISLDLPGSYTSERASGTVSRDGSKAGGPSLTDCLQWFTRPEDLGSSAKIKCSRCQSYQESTKQLTMKKLPIVACFHLKRFEHLGKQRRKINTFISFPLELDMTPFLASTKESIMKGQPLADCVPSENKYSLFAVINHHGTLESGHYTSFVRQQKDQWFSCDDAIVTKATMEELLYSEGYLLFYHRQDVDKE from the coding sequence TCCCGCTCCGTCGCCAGTTGGAGTTCGGGAGGCGGTCGAGGAGCCTGTTTGGAGCAGGCGGCTGAGAAAGCAGCGAGAATGGAGCAGACGATGCGGGGTACACAGGGAGCCCAGGAGATGAAGCCGGAGCCGTGGCCGGAGCCCAAGCCCACGTCGCAGAACTTAACAAGGAGGGGCAGTGGCAGCGAGGATAAGGTGCTCCCTTGCAGCCAGGCTGCTTGTCACTCTAGCTCCAGCTCGGTTTGCCCGCGCCGCAAGCCCCGCCCTCGGCCCCAGCCCAGGTCCCGCTCCAGGGGAGGGCGTGGGCTCAAGGCCCCACCCCCGCCTCCCGCCAAACCTCCGCCTCCCCCGCCAGCGCCGCCACCTCCACCCCCGCCCCCGCCGCGGCCGGTGGCCTGGCGCAAATCCAGGCGCAGATCCAGGCCTGTATCCAGACCCCAAACACGAAAAAGCTGCTCTAGTGACCAAGGCTACTCTGGGGATCTAGATGTCGCAGAGAACAGGTTACTGGAGGTTTGGTCTGATAGGGGTCCCACAGGCTGTTCTCATGTAGAGAGCTTTAAAGTAGCTAAGAACTGGCGGAAGAACCTGCGGATGATCTATCAGCGTTTCATTTGGAGTGGGACACCGGAAACTAGGAAACGTAAGGCAAAGTCCTGCATCTGTCAAGTATGTAATACCCATAAGAACAGACTCCACTTGTGTCTCTCCTGTGTGTATTTTGGATGCTTTACTGAAAAGCACATCCATATACATGCAGAAACAAAACAGCATAATTTAGCAGTTGACCTCTATCATGGAGTTATATATTGCTTTCTGTGTAAGGATTATGTATATGACAAAGATATAGAACAGATtgccaaagaaacaaaggagaaaattcTGGGGCTGTTGCCTTCCACTGCAGTAGATGTATCTTATCAGCAGTGTATGACATTGGAGGCTGAAGACAATCAGTCAACCTGTGAGTCAAAAGAACAGGAGACCACCCTGGTAAAACccaagaaaaagaggaggaaaaagactgTGTATTATACTGTAGGCCTCAGAGGGCTAATCAATCTTGGCAACACTTGCTTTATGAATTGTATTGTCCAGGCACTTACCCGTATTCCGCTACTGaaagatttcttcctttctgacaaGCACAAATGTACAATGACAAGCCCAAGTTTGTGTTTGGTCTGTGAAATGAGTTCACTTTTTCAAGCGATGTACTCGGGTAACCAAAGTCCTCATATTCCTTATAAATTACTGCATCTGATATGGATTCATGCAGAACACCTAGCTGGGTATAGACAGCAGGATGCTCATGAATTTCTTATTGCAATATTGGATGTGCTGCATAGACACAGCAGAGATGATAGCATCGAGCAAGAAGGGAACCCCAATAGCTGTAACTGCATCATAGACCAAATCTTTACAGGTGGCTTGCAGTCAGATTTGACATGCCAAGtctgtcatggtgtctctacaaCTATAGACCCATGCTGGGACATCAGTTTGGATTTGCCTGGCTCTTATACCTCAGAGAGAGCTAGTGGCACAGTGAGTAGAGACGGCAGCAAGGCAGGAGGCCCCTCACTCACAGATTGCCTACAGTGGTTTACAAGACCAGAGGACCTGGGAAGCAGTGCCAAAATCAAATGCAGTCGATGCCAAAGCTACCAGGAATCTACCAAACAGCTCACAATGAAGAAATTGCCAATTGTGGCCTGCTTTCATCTGAAACGGTTTGAACATTTGGGCAAACAGAGACGCAAGATTAACACTTTTATCTCATTTCCTTTGGAGCTGGACATGACACCCTTTCTGGCTTCTACTAAAGAAAGCATAATGAAAGGCCAGCCATTAGCAGACTGTGTGCCCAGTGAGAATAAGTATTCTTTGTTTGCAGTGATTAACCACCACGGAACTTTGGAAAGTGGCCATTACACCAGCTTCGTACGTCAACAAAAGGACCAGTGGTTCAGCTGTGATGATGCCATCGTCACCAAGGCTACAATGGAGGAGCTACTCTATAGTGAAGGCTATTTGCTGTTCTATCACAGGCAAGATGTAGATAAAGAATAA